The uncultured Flavobacterium sp. genome contains a region encoding:
- a CDS encoding DUF4157 domain-containing protein, protein MVQQHEKILENKTSVTAAYMGGGAAAVQLKNNREYSVVQRKLAEGTTTTQLASFMPVQRKTNHTGLPDTLKSGIENLSGHSMDDVKVHYNSPKPAQLQAHAYAQGTDIHIASGQEKHLPHEAWHLVQQKQGRVKPTLQMKGKVNVNDDKDLEKEADVMGAKALSPSTQPHTQQLKQSTHPKLIAQLTKWQWNTKTKRWRCIEGQPVKSPPTFEGKIHDQVYDDSLVIDLRGHAPASAPAPLIPPYAKIGGNTTPEEHQAYQAYIDKLKILKSEGHQLPKKHNDQHAAETSNANFLMGRVASLRNPATQAENPEQTHQWHQLMNALQESKGNHIFTRDIDSGELSGQGHGGTTMNVVDRMKRGLGRIRTYADLNRGGGAGSYVRFLADKNRRRKPDDAPDSKLLNSGGLASLGVTMLYDAKSVMRDNSAPGGMAYNPQDSVGRIFGTHAPTLASSSKVSERILGGANPEYHRRTFLKPIPEIPLHDHALMANANNGMQIMLNQAQQGQTDIEEYNEAVLFSGAKVSSVKAILIHRPPVGKGGVPNRTPITAADQERMQKRQTEEFDLTERDIEASKDLLYKLKEDKEKLGGTSRKNPHAKKEIVAIDAEISKEIEHLNQLKLKRHKPIQTERFVNKREVTTSSTIRNPDQWKGGAIPHEINQWLQQTGHGGVPMKYLFEHVNPGKVTREELPKLAEEIWKRGKQRWEADLKNQQALEKHSQAQASSMSVIGKGIG, encoded by the coding sequence ATGGTACAACAACACGAAAAAATACTCGAAAATAAAACATCAGTAACTGCTGCTTATATGGGTGGCGGTGCTGCTGCAGTTCAATTAAAAAATAATCGGGAATACTCTGTTGTGCAACGAAAACTTGCCGAAGGAACTACAACAACGCAACTAGCCTCTTTTATGCCTGTTCAAAGAAAAACAAATCATACCGGTTTACCTGATACTCTGAAATCAGGAATTGAAAATCTTTCCGGTCATTCTATGGATGATGTAAAAGTGCATTATAACTCTCCTAAGCCTGCACAGCTTCAGGCTCACGCCTACGCACAGGGAACGGATATTCATATTGCATCAGGACAAGAAAAGCATTTGCCTCACGAAGCCTGGCATCTTGTACAACAAAAACAAGGACGTGTAAAACCTACTTTGCAAATGAAAGGCAAGGTGAATGTGAATGATGATAAGGATTTGGAGAAAGAGGCTGATGTTATGGGGGCAAAGGCTTTATCACCATCAACGCAGCCCCATACTCAACAATTAAAGCAATCTACTCATCCTAAATTAATTGCCCAACTTACCAAATGGCAATGGAATACAAAAACAAAACGTTGGCGCTGCATTGAGGGACAACCAGTTAAATCCCCTCCTACTTTTGAGGGCAAGATCCACGATCAGGTTTACGATGATTCTCTCGTCATAGATCTGAGAGGTCATGCTCCAGCATCTGCTCCGGCACCATTGATTCCACCCTATGCTAAAATTGGAGGCAATACAACTCCAGAAGAACATCAGGCCTATCAGGCCTATATCGACAAATTAAAAATTCTTAAATCTGAAGGGCATCAGTTGCCCAAAAAGCACAATGACCAACACGCGGCAGAGACTTCGAATGCCAATTTTCTTATGGGTCGGGTTGCCTCTCTTAGAAATCCTGCTACACAAGCCGAAAATCCTGAACAAACACATCAATGGCACCAGTTAATGAATGCATTACAAGAATCTAAAGGGAATCACATATTTACCCGTGACATCGACTCAGGCGAATTAAGTGGACAAGGTCATGGTGGAACTACAATGAATGTTGTTGACAGAATGAAAAGAGGCTTAGGAAGAATCAGAACTTATGCTGATTTGAACCGTGGAGGTGGTGCAGGAAGCTATGTACGTTTTTTGGCAGATAAAAATCGAAGAAGAAAACCAGATGACGCCCCCGATTCCAAGCTACTAAATTCTGGAGGCCTTGCGAGTTTAGGAGTTACCATGCTATATGATGCAAAGTCAGTGATGCGAGATAATAGTGCCCCAGGAGGAATGGCATACAATCCTCAAGATTCGGTAGGAAGAATATTTGGCACTCACGCCCCTACACTAGCTAGTTCAAGCAAAGTCTCTGAGCGAATTTTGGGAGGAGCAAATCCAGAATATCATCGACGAACTTTCTTAAAACCAATTCCCGAAATTCCTCTTCATGATCACGCCCTCATGGCCAATGCCAATAACGGAATGCAAATTATGCTCAACCAGGCACAACAAGGACAAACTGACATAGAAGAATACAACGAAGCTGTTTTGTTCTCAGGTGCAAAAGTAAGCAGTGTCAAAGCTATTCTAATTCATCGTCCTCCGGTAGGAAAAGGAGGTGTCCCTAACAGAACTCCTATAACAGCAGCTGATCAGGAAAGAATGCAAAAACGCCAAACTGAGGAATTTGACCTGACAGAACGCGACATTGAGGCTTCAAAAGACCTACTTTACAAACTAAAAGAAGATAAAGAAAAACTAGGTGGAACTTCAAGAAAAAATCCTCATGCTAAAAAAGAAATTGTAGCAATTGATGCGGAGATTTCGAAAGAGATAGAACATTTAAACCAACTTAAACTTAAACGTCACAAGCCTATACAAACAGAACGGTTCGTTAACAAGCGAGAAGTAACCACCTCATCGACAATACGAAATCCTGATCAATGGAAAGGTGGCGCCATTCCACATGAAATCAACCAGTGGCTCCAACAAACAGGCCATGGTGGTGTTCCTATGAAATACCTTTTCGAACATGTAAACCCAGGAAAAGTTACGCGCGAGGAATTACCAAAATTGGCAGAGGAAATATGGAAGAGAGGTAAACAACGTTGGGAAGCTGATCTCAAAAATCAACAAGCATTAGAAAAGCACTCTCAGGCTCAGGCAAGCAGTATGAGTGTGATAGGAAAAGGTATTGGATAA
- a CDS encoding DUF5908 family protein, producing the protein MPIEIRELIIKTEIVTTNTKNSAVAKERELSILRKQLLEECKRLIADKNQANSYKR; encoded by the coding sequence ATGCCAATCGAAATAAGAGAACTCATTATCAAGACAGAAATCGTAACCACAAATACGAAGAATTCGGCTGTAGCCAAAGAAAGAGAATTATCTATTTTAAGAAAACAATTGCTCGAAGAATGCAAAAGATTAATTGCCGATAAAAATCAGGCGAATAGTTATAAACGTTAA
- a CDS encoding contractile injection system tape measure protein: protein MEEINSHIVSSLKWDTTFDQKTESYRLQERLSTWSKITLPREVANIFNELCPPEQSWRIESLELDLGSCDYNDLEFDLSRKMRSLLREKIAELILYQNNQKQNGIAVYNKEKSILENLMVFLLEGYLPWNYQNKEGSVNQIMAELLMNNLTDVIAIIKETGMTHEEVRKRISWQFDEKNITKIIAALEPNNSSSIIEFSSIMTNIQVKETIIQTSTASFKKNLWFFILNFLLLERGTLFNKLAFMKSSILQMANHYNIAYAELIMLIENTIVKLSDKTAQNNNFIDCLKILTQEYETQKSDNYKPETSTNYWTVLERLLKNKSERRFKADKNNLNELIIALNNENITKFNVLIRPILNDENWLISLLQDLNETSIKILFSKVDSTPSLLHMETIIYLNKLSQTFKLKTNSKALWEIGILFLIKNKNADNAAFLLFCIKKLSKRNNLDHEHLLAMFTNAKIPAAVKNNNSVTIYTNLNAIYCKEINSNNSNYPAIHFKTLVAKLELELQKKATKSIFFIDLQRSLIKTILLHPKMAFEVMLTYGNKEVLRKILPLILNREMLQLLVKTANYKKTKLVQTIQVVYEILNEKDQYDFPEELMTDDLLLLGMQEILFHPEHNSSLFLETIIIQLSKKVTDTRRNDYFQFIAKLIQSKRIKSFGVAIKKTFLNQLKNTSSIGTLDLALLIQNTSQQNQLELSQLLTTNFNDSGFAILRKQDRKESENILCYFLTNGNSLKKNWIQKTSTSIIRKVKSVSKTRITQELNELFWKTVLKYAAYKGNEVLFEKLLQKELKSYLKNNIAKEQFQLQNETKHSESINYTTELDQILENNQISDYTAFNRTLETINANILFEIGKLSEKEKYEWFSQIIIQRQIPSDFIASKTLEIKDILNAIIIKEPKIFFRIIKKEIIPEAQMDWLCRNISFHNLCDAISQLDKTRESYLRILEKFNHVLGVVSIKGMALKEMQHILLRKLLKAAANDNWRLIAIDKIWNELIWEVVAKKGIPKKSFLMDLEKYIYQFPPALQLSFKEILKTEKQTTQVVKQTEILSKMELIKTKPSAIPQLKQGIAVRNAGIVLLNNYISILFERLKLVEENKFISNEHQVKATQYLQYVITGMTETEEMYLPLNKVLCGLPLTDAVPNSIEISDDEKNLIDSLIQAAISHWPEIGECSTDGFRGNWLVRDGILVEQDDKWELTVDKRAYDLLINKSPFAFSIIKYHWMDKPLHVMWPY, encoded by the coding sequence ATGGAAGAGATAAATAGCCATATTGTATCGAGTCTAAAGTGGGACACAACTTTTGACCAAAAAACGGAAAGTTACAGGCTTCAGGAACGATTGAGTACCTGGAGCAAAATCACGCTGCCCAGAGAAGTCGCCAATATATTTAATGAGTTGTGCCCGCCGGAACAAAGCTGGCGAATCGAATCGCTGGAACTTGATCTGGGTTCCTGCGATTATAATGATCTTGAATTTGACCTGAGCAGGAAAATGCGCAGTTTATTAAGGGAAAAAATAGCCGAACTAATTCTGTATCAAAACAATCAAAAACAAAACGGAATTGCGGTTTATAACAAAGAAAAATCGATTCTGGAGAATCTTATGGTCTTTTTATTAGAAGGTTATTTGCCTTGGAATTATCAAAATAAAGAAGGTTCTGTAAACCAAATAATGGCTGAATTACTTATGAATAATTTAACCGATGTTATCGCGATTATCAAAGAAACCGGAATGACTCACGAAGAAGTCAGAAAGAGAATTTCGTGGCAATTTGACGAAAAAAACATCACCAAAATAATCGCGGCACTTGAACCTAATAATAGTAGTTCTATAATTGAATTTAGCTCGATTATGACCAATATTCAGGTTAAAGAAACAATAATCCAAACGAGTACGGCGAGCTTCAAAAAGAATCTTTGGTTCTTTATCCTGAACTTTTTATTGCTGGAACGCGGAACGCTTTTTAACAAACTGGCTTTCATGAAAAGCAGTATTCTGCAAATGGCAAATCATTATAATATCGCTTACGCGGAACTTATTATGCTGATCGAAAATACGATTGTAAAACTGTCTGATAAAACAGCTCAGAACAACAATTTTATTGATTGCCTCAAAATACTGACTCAGGAATATGAAACTCAAAAAAGCGATAATTATAAACCTGAAACAAGTACCAATTATTGGACTGTTCTGGAGCGATTGCTAAAAAACAAAAGTGAACGAAGATTTAAAGCGGATAAAAACAATTTGAACGAACTAATTATTGCGCTCAATAATGAGAATATAACAAAATTTAATGTTCTTATCCGTCCCATTTTAAACGATGAAAACTGGCTTATTTCACTGCTTCAGGACTTAAACGAAACCTCGATTAAAATACTGTTTTCAAAAGTAGATTCTACTCCGTCGCTGCTTCACATGGAAACCATAATTTATTTGAATAAGCTGAGTCAGACTTTTAAACTTAAAACAAATAGTAAAGCTTTATGGGAAATTGGAATTCTGTTTTTAATCAAAAACAAAAATGCTGATAATGCTGCATTCCTGCTTTTTTGCATTAAAAAATTAAGCAAAAGAAACAATCTCGATCACGAGCATTTATTAGCAATGTTTACGAATGCTAAAATTCCTGCGGCAGTAAAAAACAATAATTCGGTGACGATTTATACCAACTTAAATGCCATTTACTGCAAGGAAATAAATAGTAATAATTCTAATTATCCCGCAATTCATTTCAAAACTTTAGTTGCAAAACTGGAACTTGAATTGCAAAAAAAAGCTACCAAAAGTATCTTTTTTATCGACTTGCAAAGATCGCTTATCAAGACGATTTTATTGCATCCAAAAATGGCTTTTGAAGTAATGCTTACTTACGGAAATAAAGAGGTTTTACGAAAAATACTTCCGTTGATTCTTAATCGCGAAATGTTGCAATTATTAGTAAAAACTGCCAATTACAAAAAAACAAAACTTGTACAAACAATACAGGTTGTCTACGAAATCCTGAACGAAAAGGATCAATACGATTTTCCTGAAGAATTAATGACAGATGATCTTTTGCTGTTAGGAATGCAGGAAATATTGTTTCATCCGGAACATAATTCATCCTTATTTCTGGAAACTATCATTATACAATTATCCAAAAAAGTAACAGATACGAGACGCAACGATTACTTTCAGTTTATAGCAAAACTGATTCAATCTAAACGAATTAAATCTTTTGGCGTTGCGATCAAAAAGACGTTTCTAAATCAATTAAAAAATACCAGTTCTATTGGTACGCTTGATCTCGCGCTGCTTATTCAGAATACATCACAACAAAATCAGTTAGAATTATCGCAATTATTGACGACTAATTTTAATGATTCGGGATTTGCCATTTTGCGAAAACAAGACAGAAAAGAAAGCGAGAATATTTTGTGTTATTTCCTTACAAACGGAAATTCCCTGAAAAAGAACTGGATTCAGAAAACCTCAACTTCTATAATTCGTAAAGTAAAATCAGTTTCAAAAACTAGAATTACTCAGGAATTAAACGAGCTTTTCTGGAAAACAGTTTTAAAATATGCTGCTTATAAAGGAAATGAAGTTTTGTTTGAAAAACTGCTGCAAAAAGAATTGAAATCTTATTTGAAAAATAATATTGCCAAAGAACAATTTCAGCTTCAAAATGAAACGAAACATTCTGAATCAATAAATTATACCACAGAATTAGATCAGATTTTAGAAAACAACCAGATTTCAGATTATACCGCTTTTAATAGAACTTTAGAAACCATCAACGCAAATATTCTCTTTGAAATTGGGAAATTATCAGAGAAAGAAAAATACGAATGGTTCTCGCAGATTATCATTCAAAGACAAATTCCGAGTGATTTTATTGCTTCTAAAACCCTCGAAATAAAAGATATTCTTAATGCTATTATTATAAAAGAGCCTAAGATTTTCTTTAGAATAATCAAAAAAGAAATTATTCCCGAAGCTCAAATGGATTGGCTTTGCCGAAATATTAGCTTTCATAATTTATGCGATGCAATAAGTCAGCTGGATAAAACGAGGGAATCGTATTTGAGGATTCTCGAGAAATTTAATCATGTTTTGGGTGTTGTTTCTATTAAAGGAATGGCGTTAAAGGAAATGCAGCATATTTTGCTGAGAAAACTTTTAAAGGCTGCTGCCAATGATAATTGGAGACTTATTGCTATTGACAAAATCTGGAATGAATTAATCTGGGAAGTTGTGGCCAAAAAAGGTATTCCTAAAAAGAGTTTTTTAATGGATCTTGAAAAATATATCTATCAATTTCCGCCTGCTTTACAGCTTAGTTTCAAAGAAATTTTAAAAACAGAAAAACAAACAACACAAGTCGTTAAACAAACTGAAATACTTTCGAAAATGGAATTAATTAAAACCAAACCAAGTGCAATACCTCAACTAAAACAAGGCATCGCAGTTCGAAACGCAGGAATTGTGCTCCTGAACAATTATATCTCAATATTATTTGAGCGGCTAAAATTGGTCGAAGAAAATAAATTTATAAGCAATGAGCATCAGGTAAAAGCAACGCAATACCTGCAATATGTAATTACAGGAATGACAGAGACTGAAGAGATGTATTTGCCTCTGAATAAAGTTTTGTGCGGTTTGCCTTTAACAGATGCTGTGCCTAATTCTATTGAAATTTCTGATGACGAAAAAAACCTGATAGACAGTTTGATACAAGCAGCAATTTCGCATTGGCCGGAAATTGGGGAATGCTCAACAGATGGTTTTAGAGGAAACTGGCTTGTGCGCGACGGAATTCTGGTTGAACAGGATGATAAATGGGAACTTACGGTAGACAAAAGAGCTTATGATTTGTTGATTAACAAATCGCCTTTTGCCTTTTCGATTATAAAATACCATTGGATGGATAAGCCTTTGCATGTGATGTGGCCTTACTAA
- the vgrG gene encoding type VI secretion system tip protein VgrG, whose translation MSASDEIKSGGIATFTVKVNGTAVPDELSVLSVHVEKKVNRIASARVTILDGEPNTGTFDASSSSTFVPGAEISIEAGYDNKNQVVFSGLIVSQTIRIDSLVGSALEVECRDKAIKMIVGRKSLTYPKHEDSNTITAIIQTYSGLSSDVTATTTIWPQQVQYYVTDWDYILALAEANGLIVTTINGKISVYPPDKTTTSVLTVTYGDNLLEFNAKLNAITQLGDVKANSWDFKTQAIVNGQASPTVTGSGNLSTEKLSKVIGLSEYQLQTSAPIETVDLTNWSKAQIIKSEYSKIMGEAKFQGTNLVDPGKYMTFGGLGDRFNGDYLIGGVVHDLSQGNWVTEVTLGLSPFWFTEEPDVMAPPASGLIPGAKGLFNATVKQLYDDPDSQYRILVTAPLLDPKGEGIWARLTNFYSTSGAGAFFLPEVGDEVILGFINEDPRYPVILGSVYSSTKIKPFTGLNPNDKNSIKAIVSKSGISVQFDDENKIWTVETPNKNTIIISDKDKKITIQDENENSIIMSSSGIDMSSKNNINISAQQNVSIKGTQGVTIEASSGDVATKGLNIKENASIQYAADGGQAAQVTGGMELTLKGAMVMIN comes from the coding sequence ATGAGCGCTTCAGACGAAATAAAAAGTGGCGGAATTGCAACATTCACGGTTAAAGTCAATGGTACAGCAGTACCAGATGAACTAAGTGTGCTTTCTGTTCACGTCGAAAAAAAAGTGAACCGAATTGCTTCTGCAAGAGTCACAATTCTGGACGGAGAACCCAATACAGGAACATTTGACGCTAGTTCGTCTTCGACCTTTGTTCCCGGTGCAGAAATTAGTATCGAAGCAGGATATGACAACAAAAATCAAGTTGTTTTTTCGGGTCTAATTGTGAGTCAAACCATTCGTATTGATAGTTTGGTAGGATCAGCTTTAGAAGTTGAATGTCGTGACAAAGCCATAAAAATGATCGTAGGCCGAAAAAGCCTTACCTACCCCAAACATGAAGACAGCAATACTATAACAGCCATAATACAAACCTATTCAGGATTAAGCTCAGATGTTACTGCTACAACTACAATCTGGCCGCAACAAGTACAATATTATGTAACTGATTGGGATTATATACTAGCTCTTGCCGAAGCAAACGGATTGATTGTAACGACTATTAACGGAAAAATTTCTGTATATCCTCCTGATAAAACCACAACATCTGTGCTTACAGTAACTTATGGCGATAACCTGCTTGAATTTAATGCCAAATTGAATGCAATTACACAATTAGGGGATGTAAAAGCTAATTCCTGGGATTTTAAAACGCAGGCAATTGTAAATGGTCAGGCATCACCAACAGTGACAGGATCTGGAAATTTATCTACAGAAAAACTATCCAAAGTTATTGGGCTTTCTGAATATCAATTGCAAACTTCGGCACCAATAGAAACTGTCGATTTAACCAATTGGTCAAAAGCACAGATCATAAAAAGTGAATATTCTAAAATTATGGGAGAAGCCAAATTTCAGGGTACAAACCTGGTAGATCCCGGAAAATACATGACCTTCGGCGGTCTTGGAGATCGTTTTAATGGCGATTACCTAATTGGAGGCGTCGTTCATGATTTATCACAAGGAAACTGGGTTACAGAAGTTACATTAGGACTTTCTCCATTTTGGTTTACCGAAGAACCGGATGTAATGGCTCCGCCAGCTTCAGGACTTATTCCCGGTGCAAAAGGTCTTTTTAACGCAACTGTAAAACAGCTGTACGATGATCCCGATTCTCAATATCGAATTTTAGTGACCGCTCCGTTATTAGATCCAAAAGGTGAAGGAATTTGGGCACGGCTTACCAATTTTTATTCAACAAGCGGCGCCGGAGCTTTCTTCTTGCCCGAAGTTGGAGACGAAGTAATTCTTGGTTTCATAAACGAAGATCCGCGTTATCCCGTGATATTGGGCAGCGTTTATAGCAGTACCAAAATAAAACCCTTTACAGGATTAAATCCAAACGATAAAAATTCAATAAAAGCAATCGTTTCCAAATCAGGAATTTCGGTGCAATTTGATGATGAAAACAAAATCTGGACCGTTGAAACTCCCAATAAAAACACCATCATAATCAGCGACAAAGACAAGAAAATTACTATTCAGGACGAAAATGAAAATAGTATCATAATGTCTAGCAGTGGTATTGATATGTCAAGCAAAAATAATATCAATATATCAGCGCAGCAAAATGTTTCGATCAAAGGAACGCAAGGTGTTACAATTGAAGCAAGTAGCGGCGATGTAGCAACAAAAGGCCTGAATATCAAAGAAAATGCATCTATACAATACGCCGCAGATGGCGGTCAAGCGGCGCAAGTCACCGGAGGAATGGAACTAACGTTGAAGGGTGCAATGGTAATGATTAATTAA
- a CDS encoding ATP-binding protein, whose translation METNSEIFVLYDEMDWLQKVIDQAICSYLLQEGHENRWQDIPLPEINEDNEDSIYYKKITEWDLNLYERLCLALILAPQIKPEVLDIFFSKNAMYDRGFTEFGGVINKNHSGFLPTGQTLSFLITAVNPELRVEILNILSTTNILIKEQVLTLEATESNVPVLNQVLAINERWLHYFITGTLPKLEHSVSFPAQQISTNMNWDDLVLEEHIMDQVMEINAWLNHGETLMTEWGLENKIKPGYRTLFYGPPGTGKTLTATLLGKSTNREVYRVDLSMIVSKYIGETEKNLSRIFDVAQHKDWILFFDEADALFGKRTNASSSNDRHANQQTGYLLQRIEDFPGVVILASNLRENMDEAFSRRFQSMIHFMMPTAEERIQLWEKAFSGKCKLDPEIDIETIAENYELAGGAIINVLRYCALTAIQKNDTIVRQQDLLEGIRREFKKENKTLKITQMT comes from the coding sequence ATGGAAACTAATTCCGAAATTTTTGTTTTGTATGATGAAATGGATTGGCTGCAAAAAGTAATCGATCAGGCTATTTGCAGCTATTTGCTTCAGGAAGGTCATGAAAATCGATGGCAGGATATTCCGTTGCCGGAAATAAATGAAGATAACGAAGACAGTATTTATTACAAAAAAATAACCGAATGGGATTTGAATCTCTACGAACGTCTTTGTCTTGCTTTGATTCTTGCGCCTCAGATTAAACCTGAAGTACTGGATATTTTCTTTAGTAAAAATGCCATGTATGATCGTGGTTTTACAGAGTTTGGAGGCGTTATCAATAAAAACCACAGCGGATTTTTACCAACCGGTCAAACTTTATCTTTTTTAATTACAGCCGTTAATCCTGAATTACGAGTTGAAATTCTGAATATTCTAAGCACAACAAATATTCTTATCAAAGAACAAGTTTTAACTCTGGAAGCAACAGAATCTAACGTGCCGGTTTTGAATCAGGTTCTTGCGATTAACGAACGGTGGCTTCATTATTTTATAACCGGAACTTTGCCTAAACTTGAACATAGCGTTTCGTTTCCGGCGCAGCAAATTTCGACCAATATGAACTGGGACGATCTCGTTCTCGAAGAGCATATCATGGATCAGGTTATGGAAATTAATGCCTGGCTAAATCACGGTGAAACTCTTATGACAGAATGGGGTCTTGAAAATAAAATAAAACCCGGATATCGAACCCTTTTTTACGGGCCACCGGGAACAGGAAAAACGCTTACAGCAACTTTACTGGGGAAAAGTACCAATAGAGAAGTTTACAGAGTCGATCTCTCTATGATTGTATCGAAGTATATTGGAGAAACCGAAAAAAATCTTTCCAGAATTTTTGATGTGGCACAACATAAAGACTGGATTTTATTTTTTGATGAAGCCGATGCCCTTTTCGGGAAACGAACCAATGCATCCTCATCAAACGATCGACACGCTAATCAACAAACGGGTTATTTATTACAAAGAATCGAGGACTTTCCGGGAGTGGTTATTCTGGCATCAAACTTAAGAGAAAATATGGATGAAGCTTTCTCCAGAAGATTTCAATCGATGATTCATTTTATGATGCCAACCGCCGAAGAAAGAATACAATTATGGGAAAAAGCGTTCTCCGGAAAATGCAAGCTTGATCCTGAGATTGATATCGAAACTATTGCAGAAAACTATGAACTCGCTGGCGGAGCTATTATCAATGTACTGAGATATTGTGCCTTAACTGCTATTCAAAAAAATGACACAATTGTACGTCAGCAGGATTTACTGGAAGGTATCAGACGTGAATTTAAAAAAGAGAATAAAACGCTGAAAATTACACAAATGACTTGA
- a CDS encoding PAAR domain-containing protein yields MPPAARLTDFHQCPMVTPGVPPVPHVGGPIVGPGAPTVLIAKLPAAKVGDMLVCVGPPDSIIQGSATVKICGMPAARMGDKTAHGGSIVLGAFNVIIGG; encoded by the coding sequence ATGCCTCCAGCAGCAAGACTTACAGATTTTCACCAATGTCCTATGGTTACTCCGGGAGTACCACCTGTTCCGCATGTTGGCGGGCCAATAGTTGGTCCGGGCGCACCAACGGTTTTGATTGCAAAATTACCGGCAGCCAAAGTTGGTGATATGCTGGTTTGTGTAGGACCGCCGGATTCTATCATACAAGGATCGGCAACGGTTAAGATTTGCGGTATGCCAGCGGCAAGAATGGGAGATAAAACCGCTCACGGGGGATCGATTGTCCTTGGAGCATTTAATGTTATAATAGGTGGATAA
- a CDS encoding GH25 family lysozyme yields MTTTATNNFTVFGIDISRYQGNEINFLNKQVDKLSFIICKATEGITYTDSSFKTNWPAIQAKGYVRGAYHFYHCNDDPAKQVANYLGVMGTFLAADFPPIVDFEESSIDAGVNKASIQPNLLQFLTLLEQKTNRKPLIYTDNNTANAYLTDPRFAGYALWIANYNSTIKIPNVWKNWTIWQQSQSYKLNGQLNDYDVFNGDSNAFSNFIQSS; encoded by the coding sequence ATGACCACAACAGCAACTAACAATTTTACCGTATTTGGTATTGATATTTCGAGATATCAAGGCAACGAAATCAATTTTTTAAACAAGCAAGTGGATAAACTCAGTTTTATAATCTGCAAAGCCACCGAAGGAATAACCTATACTGATTCGAGTTTTAAAACGAACTGGCCCGCGATTCAGGCAAAAGGATATGTTCGCGGTGCATATCACTTTTATCATTGCAATGATGATCCTGCCAAACAGGTTGCCAATTATTTGGGGGTTATGGGTACGTTTTTGGCAGCAGACTTTCCTCCTATCGTAGACTTTGAAGAAAGCAGTATCGATGCTGGTGTTAATAAAGCCAGTATTCAGCCTAATTTGTTGCAGTTCTTAACCTTATTAGAACAAAAAACTAACCGAAAACCTCTTATTTATACAGACAATAATACAGCAAATGCCTACTTGACTGATCCTCGCTTTGCCGGTTATGCTTTATGGATTGCCAATTATAACAGTACCATAAAAATACCTAATGTCTGGAAAAACTGGACGATCTGGCAACAATCTCAAAGCTATAAACTAAATGGCCAGCTTAATGATTATGACGTTTTTAATGGTGATAGCAATGCTTTTTCGAATTTCATTCAGTCTAGTTAG
- a CDS encoding GPW/gp25 family protein: protein MDNIEHKETVFLGSGWAFPVSFSVDNHQLNLSANETNINESINVILNTSKGERTLESGFGSGLQQYMFKKIDNTLKGEIIETIKFALLRYEPRILVQDVKVASTDVLNGKMEILISYIYSKTNTRHNYVFPFYLKEGTNLDRKK from the coding sequence GTGGATAATATAGAACATAAAGAAACTGTTTTTTTAGGTTCAGGATGGGCATTTCCTGTGTCTTTCTCTGTAGACAATCATCAACTGAATTTGTCTGCTAATGAAACCAATATCAACGAATCGATCAATGTTATCCTGAACACCAGTAAAGGTGAGCGTACTCTTGAATCTGGTTTTGGTTCAGGGTTACAACAATATATGTTCAAAAAAATTGACAATACACTCAAAGGCGAAATTATAGAAACTATCAAATTTGCCTTATTACGCTACGAACCCAGAATACTGGTACAAGATGTAAAAGTGGCGTCGACTGATGTATTAAACGGAAAAATGGAAATCCTGATTAGTTATATCTACTCAAAAACCAATACCAGACATAATTATGTGTTCCCGTTTTATTTGAAAGAAGGAACAAACTTAGATCGAAAAAAATGA